Proteins co-encoded in one Megalopta genalis isolate 19385.01 unplaced genomic scaffold, iyMegGena1_principal scaffold0023, whole genome shotgun sequence genomic window:
- the LOC117217804 gene encoding uncharacterized protein LOC117217804, producing MSQIYKKSMLTIGKYVPQQLQPLWNHPAGPQTIFFWAPTFKWGLVIAGLSDLQRPASQLSVSQSSALAATGVIWTRYSLAITPKNWSLFSVNLFVAITSIYQIARAVNYQREQEALAKASTTHGK from the exons ATGTCTCAAATCTATAAGAAGTCGATGCTAACGATCGGCAAGTACGTGCCCCAGCAGCTCCAGCCATTGTGGAATCACCCAGCTG GTCCGCAGACTATATTCTTCTGGGCACCGACTTTTAAATGG GGGCTTGTAATAGCTGGCCTCAGTGACCTACAGAGGCCAGCAAGTCAGCTTTCTGTTAGCCAATCGTCTGCCTTGGCCGCGACGGGAGTGATATGGACCAGATATTCCCTAGCAATCACCCCGAAAAATTGGAGTCTCTTTAGCGTAAATCTCTTCGTTGCGATAACGTCTATTTATCAAATTGCTAGAGCAGTAAA CTATCAACGGGAGCAGGAAGCTCTAGCGAAAGCATCGACGACACATGGAAAATAG
- the LOC117217772 gene encoding uncharacterized protein LOC117217772 — MALPPNYKQVAMATSNIVASNQRLRASGGSSNSSANSKDAQSPFIQTPHSHPGFTPQKVGKNTNADARMPKPPKPPEKPLMPYMRYSRKVWDQVKAQNPELKLWEIGKIIGQMWRDLPEEDKTEFIEMYEAEKVEYEKSLKTYHNSPAYLAYIAAKNRGKSAMCAAQQSNDDRESHERSSGGTKGQAAQDRRIDILPAEDDDDQDDGYSVKHVAYSRYTRNHRLINEIFSDTVVPDVRSVVTTQRMQVLRRQVQSLTMHQKKLEAELQQIEEKFEAKKRKFIETSEIFQEELKKHCKPAVDEETFNKMVERQYEALRRDRLKGTEENRSDGPASSESTPNSTPTPTPAPVNDETPSDVPENEAIDKKPNGTEKTTNEIKKETSSPPYTDNKPEPPSVQANSNQHAPSSGIYCGTVVSPIQQQTPPPPLQQQQQQQQQQQQQQQQQQQQQQQQQQQQQQQQQQQQQQQQQQQQQPPPSQPSQQPPSTQHQQPTSQPHQQHPQQSASHPQPSPLQPPQSTTTTTAAPSNINSSAPANASVTANAPTMPPVSSPAPPVQHTPHQQGMLANHSMPPHQGTQGTQGTQVLPPQGPVSNPHSPQMIPPNQGYGQQYQPGPTQQAQNVPLTPRPPHPSYTYSQQQPYHQPYPQYAHPYYHQPYSQYSPHVMGRPHAHGPHSPHSPHYHPQSPHAVGENNTTNNSVPGSNTASAPTSDANNSSYSPASGHCENERSVSSDNQEGQVDIKSGSG; from the exons ATGGCTTTGCCACCAAACTATAAACAAGTAGCAATGGCTACATCAAACATCGTAGCATCGAATC AACGTCTTAGAGCTTCCGGTGGAAGTAGCAATAGCTCAGCGAACAGC AAAGATGCTCAAAGCCCGTTTATACAAACGCCTCATAGTCATCCAGGCTTTACGCCGCAAAAGGTTGGCAAAAACACAAAT GCTGACGCTCGCATGCCCAAACCACCTAAACCGCCAGAGAAACCACTTATGCCGTACATGAGATATAGTAGAAAAGTATGGGACCAAGTGAAAGCTCAGAATCCGGAATTAAAACTTTGGGAAATAGGGAAGATTATTGGTCAAATGTGGAGAGATTTGCCGGAGGAGGACAAAACGGAATTTATTGAGATGTACGAAGCAGAAAAG GTGGAATATGAAAAAAGTTTAAAAACTTACCACAATTCACCTGCCTATTTGGCTTACATTGCTGCTAAAAACAGAGGAAAATCAG CAATGTGTGCTGCGCAACAAAGTAATGATGACCGAGAAAGTCATGAACGTTCATCGGGTGGTACTAAAGGTCAAGCAGCGCAAGATAGAAGAATAGATATCTTACCTGCAGAAGATGATGATG ATCAAGACGATGGATATTCTGTGAAACATGTTGCATATTCGCGGTATACTAGAAATCATCGTCTTATTAATGAAATATTCAGTGACACTGTAGTCCCAGATGTTCGCTCTGTTGTTACTACACAACGAATGCAGGTATTGCGACGTCAAGTACAATCGTTAACGATGCACCag AAAAAGCTGGAAGCAGAATTGCAACAAATAGAAGAAAAGTTTGAAGCAAAAAAACGTAAATTTATTGAAACAAGTGAAATATTtcaggaagaattgaagaaa caCTGTAAACCTGCAGTagatgaagaaacattcaataAAATGGTAGAACGTCAATATGAAGCACTTAGACGAGATAGATTGAAAGGAACAGAAGAAAATCGTTCAGACGGGCCAGCATCTAGCGAATCTACTCCAAATTCCACGCCTACTCCGACCCCTGCACCAGTCAATGATGAAACTCCATCTGAT GTTCCTGAAAACGAGGCAATAGATAAAAAGCCAAATGGAACGGAAAAGactacaaatgaaataaaaaaggaAACATCTTCACCGCCATATACTGACAACAAACCTGAACCTCCATCGGTTCAGGCAAATTCGAATCAACATGCTCCTAGCTCTGGAATATATTGTGGGACTGTTGTTAGTCCAATACAACAACAGACACCACCACCTCcacttcaacaacaacaacaacaacaacaacaacaacaacagcagcagcagcagcagcaacaacaacagcagcagcaacaacagcagcagcagcaacaacaacaacagcagcagcagcagcaacaacaacaacaacaacaaccaccaCCTTCACAACCATCGCAACAGCCTCCTTCGACTCAACATCAACAACCTACATCTCAGCCACACCAACAGCATCCACAACAATCGGCTTCGCATCCGCAACCATCACCTTTACAACCACCACAATCTACTACTACGACAACAGCAGCACCATCCAATATAAATTCAAGTGCACCTGCAAATGCAAGTGTCACTGCAAATGCGCCTACTATGCCTCCTGTTTCTTCACCAGCTCCACCTGTGCAGCATACTCCTCATCAGCAAGGAATGTTAGCTAATCATTCAATGCCACCTCATCAAGGAACACAAGGGACTCAGGGAACACAGGTGCTTCCACCGCAAGGCCCTGTTTCTAATCCGCATTCCCCCCAGATGATTCCACCGAATCAAGGCTATGGTCAACAATATCAACCAGGACCAACTCAGCAAGCTCAAAATGTCCCATTAACTCCGAGACCACCTCATCCATCTTATACATACTCACAGCAGCAACCGTATCATCAGCCGTATCCTCAATATGCACATCCCTATTATCATCAACCGTATTCACAGTATTCACCACACGTAATGGGTCGTCCTCATGCTCATGGCCCTCATAGTCCGCACAGTCCGCATTATCACCCACAATCTCCTCATGCCGTCGGAGAAAATAATACTACTAATAACAGTGTGCCTGGTTCGAACACTGCTTCTGCACCAACATCCGATGCTAACAATTCATCTTATTCTCCGGCATCAGGACATTGCGAAAACGAACGTTCCGTTTCTTCAGACAACCAAGAAGGCCAAGTAGATATTAAATCAGGGTCtggttaa
- the MCTS1 gene encoding malignant T-cell-amplified sequence 1 homolog translates to MFKKFDEKDSVSGIQQLKSSVQKGIRSKLLDLYPHLESHVDTIIPKKDSFRIVKCHDHIEIIVNAAGDLLFFRQREGPWMPTLRLLHKYPFFLPMQQVDKGAIRFVLSGANIMCPGLTSKGAKMSPVEKGTVVAVMAEGKQHALAVGVTTLSTGDIVKVNKGVGIENCHYLNDGLWQMKPVK, encoded by the exons ATGTTCAAAAA ATTCGATGAAAAAGACAGTGTTTCTGGGATACAGCAATTAAAATCGTCAGTGCAAAAAGGTATTCGTTCCAAACTCCTTGATCTTTATCCTCATTTAGAAAGTCACGTGGACACTATTATTCCAAAGAAGGATTCATTCCGAATTGTAAAATG TCACGATCATATAGAGATTATTGTAAATGCGGCAGGAGACCTTTTATTTTTCCGCCAACGAGAAGGACCCTGGATGCCTACCTTAAGATTGTTACATAAAT ATCCATTTTTTTTACCAATGCAACAAGTTGATAAAGGTGCTATCCGGTTCGTTCTTAGTGGAGCGAATATTATGTGTCCAGGTTTAACGTCGAAAGGTGCAAAGATGTCACCTGTAGAAAAGGGAACAGTCGTT GCTGTTATGGCAGAGGGCAAGCAACATGCTTTAGCTGTCGGTGTTACTACATTATCAACGGGCGACAT AGTTAAAGTGAACAAAGGAGTGGGCATAGAGAACTGTCATTACTTGAATGATGGATTATGGCAAATGAAACCGGTGAAGTAA
- the LOC117217776 gene encoding uncharacterized protein LOC117217776: protein MAHILAKFGKRRYESLISFLVVGSADLCQKVSQGLHQSVKGRQWNIVVHQCEFVSEVVKVEVDITVDFIIFVFDWRFQSLSEVEANINLIDEHYIIAGATCLVNCKETSSSMGLISHKSAKLRNKYNIRFLSANVSKLQSCVQLGNRILNIAEAILGITSGIPTIGFSI, encoded by the exons ATGGCTCACATTCTTGCTAAGTTCGGTAAACGCCGATATGAATCTTTAATTTCGTTTTTG GTTGTCGGGTCAGCAGATTTATGTCAAAAGGTTTCTCAAGGATTACATCAAAGTGTAAAAGGAAGACAATGGAATATTGTGGTGCACCAGTGTGAATTTGTTAGTGAAGTAGTAAAGGTAGAAGTTGATATTACAGTAGatttcattatttttgtatttgatTGGAGATTTCAATCTTTGTCTGAG GTAGAAGCAAATATAAACCTCATAGATGAGCATTATATAATCGCTGGAGCCACGTGTTTAGTAAATTGCAAGGAGACTTCTAGTAGTATGGGATTGATTTCCCATAAATCAGCAAAGCTAcggaataaatataatatcagaTTTTTATCTGCTAATGTTTCT AAATTACAAAGTTGTGTTCAGCTAGGTAACAGAATATTGAACATAGCAGAGGCAATACTTGGTATTACTAGCGGAATTCCCACTATTGGGTTTTCAATATAA